In the genome of Salinispirillum sp. LH 10-3-1, one region contains:
- a CDS encoding SDR family NAD(P)-dependent oxidoreductase, with protein MSTWIVGGGAIGMAAATKARQTDTNVYMVSSQTQPQLPSGITHQRTADWQWHNVQTALNSLPLPTRVVVATGMLSNGEQRPEKRVEDVKPDALLAAFQANTLLPMAVLQHLTSRLSRQDKMQALVVSAKVGSIQDNRLGGWYAYRASKAAINMLVKTTAVEWQRRFPLAAVGSYHPGTTDSPLSQPFQAGLPAGQLKTPAEAAEHLWHVLTELNTADASGQFWNWDGTVLPW; from the coding sequence ATGAGCACTTGGATCGTTGGTGGTGGTGCTATCGGTATGGCGGCAGCCACAAAGGCGCGCCAGACGGATACGAACGTCTATATGGTATCCAGCCAAACCCAGCCGCAGCTACCCAGTGGCATCACCCACCAACGCACAGCCGACTGGCAGTGGCACAACGTGCAGACCGCGCTCAATTCGCTTCCGCTGCCCACCCGCGTCGTGGTGGCTACTGGCATGTTGTCAAACGGCGAACAGCGCCCCGAGAAACGCGTTGAAGATGTTAAGCCGGATGCGTTGTTGGCCGCTTTTCAGGCCAATACGCTCTTGCCAATGGCGGTGTTGCAGCATCTGACGTCTCGCCTCTCACGGCAGGACAAAATGCAGGCGTTGGTGGTGTCGGCCAAGGTCGGTAGCATTCAGGATAATCGACTGGGGGGCTGGTACGCTTATCGCGCCAGCAAGGCGGCGATCAATATGTTGGTCAAAACCACAGCAGTAGAATGGCAGCGGCGTTTTCCGCTGGCAGCGGTGGGGTCTTACCATCCTGGCACGACCGACAGCCCGCTGTCACAACCGTTTCAGGCTGGCTTACCGGCTGGTCAGTTGAAAACACCTGCGGAAGCTGCGGAACATTTGTGGCATGTGCTGACCGAGTTGAACACCGCTGATGCCAGCGGGCAGTTCTGGAATTGGGATGGTACGGTACTGCCTTGGTAG
- a CDS encoding tetratricopeptide repeat protein produces the protein MRSITMSVLVALAAASTAYAEDTSILYLPVDDTAAQARISGLEEPLYNPFVERYLLDEVKNLRMELAQTQVRITESLTDRQLDTMDRAMSYTTNTVTYFFYLIAAVSSVLIFAGWNSLRDIRSSVRKQAQAEMSKVIAVYEKRLEDLEKDLKHTGEMIEHNADEIELTNEIHALWLRASQEKNVTNRIGIYDQILQLRAWDAEALTYKADAVLELDEPQWAINLCHLALSQDKEYAHAHYQLACAYAMMNREEEAIQALHKAISLNESYAEEAKSEAVLIPILPRLNEPSPVS, from the coding sequence ATGCGCAGCATAACCATGAGTGTGCTGGTAGCCCTAGCGGCCGCCAGCACCGCTTATGCCGAAGACACCTCGATCCTTTACCTCCCCGTAGATGACACCGCCGCCCAAGCCCGCATCAGCGGACTGGAAGAGCCTCTGTACAACCCCTTTGTTGAGCGCTATCTGCTCGATGAAGTGAAAAATCTGCGCATGGAACTGGCCCAGACCCAGGTACGCATCACGGAGTCTCTGACCGATCGTCAGTTAGACACCATGGACCGTGCCATGTCTTACACCACCAATACCGTCACCTACTTTTTCTACCTGATCGCCGCCGTATCGTCGGTACTGATCTTCGCCGGTTGGAACTCGTTGCGCGACATTCGTTCTTCGGTGCGCAAACAAGCGCAAGCCGAAATGAGCAAAGTGATTGCGGTGTATGAAAAGCGCCTGGAAGACTTGGAGAAAGACCTCAAACACACCGGTGAAATGATCGAACACAACGCCGATGAAATTGAACTGACCAACGAAATTCACGCCCTGTGGTTACGTGCCAGCCAAGAGAAGAACGTCACCAACCGCATTGGTATCTACGACCAGATACTGCAACTGCGGGCATGGGATGCGGAAGCGCTGACCTACAAAGCCGACGCCGTATTAGAGCTTGATGAACCCCAGTGGGCCATCAACCTCTGTCATCTGGCGCTCAGCCAAGACAAAGAATACGCTCATGCGCATTACCAACTCGCCTGCGCGTACGCCATGATGAACCGTGAAGAAGAAGCGATACAAGCCTTGCACAAGGCCATCTCGCTGAACGAATCTTACGCCGAAGAAGCGAAGAGCGAAGCGGTGTTGATTCCCATTTTACCCCGCCTGAACGAGCCTAGCCCTGTTTCTTAA
- the moaE gene encoding molybdopterin synthase catalytic subunit MoaE, translating into MAVRVQVEDFDVANEYHQLVADNTADGAVVSFVGRMRDLNQGEQVRTMTLEHYPGMTEKALNKLEADARQRWSLGRVSIIHRVGTLTPADQIVWVGVTSKHRGDAFAACEYIMDTLKTTAPFWKKESTAAGERWVDAREEDQQRSTRWL; encoded by the coding sequence ATGGCAGTGCGCGTACAGGTCGAAGACTTCGACGTAGCAAACGAATACCACCAGTTGGTGGCTGACAATACGGCCGATGGCGCCGTGGTGAGCTTTGTCGGACGTATGCGCGACCTGAATCAAGGCGAGCAGGTACGTACCATGACGTTAGAGCATTATCCCGGCATGACGGAAAAGGCGCTGAATAAGCTCGAAGCCGATGCACGTCAGCGTTGGTCGCTAGGCAGAGTGAGTATCATTCATCGGGTCGGCACGCTGACCCCAGCGGATCAAATAGTTTGGGTCGGGGTCACCAGTAAGCACCGGGGCGATGCCTTTGCGGCCTGCGAGTACATCATGGATACACTCAAAACCACTGCACCGTTCTGGAAGAAAGAATCCACCGCAGCGGGTGAACGCTGGGTGGATGCACGCGAGGAAGACCAACAGCGCAGCACGCGCTGGTTGTAG
- a CDS encoding pyruvate, water dikinase regulatory protein has translation MRRSAFFVSDGTGITAETLGNSLLTQFEGIPFKRVTIPYIDTPEKAATAVARINQATLDDGAPAIVFDTIVNTDIRDTISTSTGFMVDVFATFLKPLEQQLGIESSYSVGKCHSINEFSRYHRRIESVNFALDNDDGGRQQQYDKADIILIGVSRCGKTPTCLYMALQFGVHAANYPLTMEDLANPGLPDVLMKHREKLYGLTIDPFQLAAIRHERRANSQYSSLSQCEYEVREVEKRLKQEGITFINTTTFSIEEIATRIMDNVGLDRRQL, from the coding sequence ATGAGACGTTCAGCGTTTTTCGTATCAGATGGCACCGGTATCACCGCAGAAACCCTAGGTAACAGCTTGTTAACGCAGTTTGAAGGCATTCCGTTCAAGCGCGTAACCATCCCCTACATTGATACGCCGGAGAAAGCCGCCACGGCGGTCGCTCGCATTAACCAAGCGACGCTGGACGACGGAGCGCCCGCGATCGTCTTTGACACCATTGTGAACACCGACATTCGGGACACCATTTCGACCTCAACGGGCTTTATGGTCGACGTATTCGCTACCTTCTTGAAACCCCTCGAACAACAGCTCGGCATCGAGTCGTCTTACTCCGTCGGCAAGTGCCACTCCATTAACGAGTTCAGTCGCTACCACCGCCGCATCGAGTCGGTGAATTTTGCATTGGATAATGACGATGGCGGCCGCCAGCAACAGTACGACAAAGCGGATATTATTTTGATTGGCGTATCACGTTGCGGTAAAACACCGACCTGCCTGTACATGGCACTGCAATTCGGCGTGCATGCCGCTAACTACCCACTGACCATGGAAGACTTGGCCAACCCGGGCTTGCCTGACGTGCTGATGAAGCATCGTGAAAAGCTGTACGGCTTAACTATCGACCCTTTTCAGTTGGCCGCCATTCGCCATGAACGCCGCGCTAACAGTCAATATTCATCCTTGAGTCAGTGTGAGTATGAAGTGCGGGAGGTCGAGAAACGCCTGAAGCAAGAGGGCATTACCTTTATCAACACCACGACGTTCTCCATTGAGGAGATTGCGACGCGGATCATGGATAATGTGGGGCTTGACCGCCGCCAACTCTAG
- the moaB gene encoding molybdenum cofactor biosynthesis protein B encodes MGNHVSTHFVPLNIAVLTVSDTRTAANDTSGDVLVDRLQQAGHQLAVRAIVIDDVYQQRSVVSQWIADAGVNVILVTGGTGLTGRDSTPEALSVLFDKTVEGFGELFRHLSLQDVGSSTVQSRALAGLANGTMVFCMPGSPNACKTAWDGILAEQLNSTHKPCNFVPHLYLDVVQCATRDGLEQGSAQGTAQESQEGAA; translated from the coding sequence ATGGGTAACCACGTTTCCACCCATTTTGTGCCCTTAAATATAGCCGTGCTAACGGTGTCTGATACCCGCACAGCAGCAAACGACACATCGGGCGATGTACTGGTGGACCGCCTGCAACAAGCCGGACATCAACTGGCCGTACGTGCCATCGTCATAGACGACGTCTACCAACAGCGTTCCGTGGTGTCGCAGTGGATTGCCGACGCCGGGGTCAATGTGATCTTGGTGACTGGCGGCACCGGTCTGACCGGTCGGGACTCAACACCGGAAGCCTTGAGTGTACTGTTCGACAAAACCGTGGAAGGCTTCGGTGAGCTGTTTCGGCATCTGTCATTGCAAGACGTCGGGTCTTCCACCGTGCAGAGCCGCGCCTTGGCGGGTTTGGCTAACGGCACCATGGTGTTCTGTATGCCCGGTTCGCCCAATGCGTGCAAAACGGCGTGGGACGGCATCTTGGCCGAGCAACTGAACAGCACCCATAAGCCCTGTAATTTTGTGCCTCACCTGTATCTCGACGTCGTGCAATGCGCCACGCGCGATGGCCTGGAGCAGGGCTCTGCACAAGGAACAGCGCAGGAAAGTCAGGAAGGTGCAGCATGA
- a CDS encoding IS3 family transposase (programmed frameshift), with amino-acid sequence MATRPKRNFSPEFRLEAAQLVVDQNYTVREAAEAMSVGHSTMDKWVRQLRQERDGQSPKATPMTPDQLRIRELEKRIRDIEMEKDILKKGYRSLDVGLPEHFSLIEKLKTSYPVKKLCDVFGVHRSSFRYWLQRSKRPMCIRKAKEIAKVKELFRDSEGSAGARSIAEMATTQDVPLSRYRAGRLMENLGLISCQIPGHTYKKTGDEHVEIPNHLGRQFNVEAPNRVWCGDVTYIWTGNRWAYLAVVIDLFARKPVGWAMSLSPDSELTRNALNMAYESRGRPKGVMFHSDQGSHYTSRRFRQTLWACQIKQSLSRRGNCWDNAPMERFFRSLKVEWVPTYGYRSFMQAEHHIVKYLIGYYSQLRPHQHNKGMSPNQAEENYWINYKPVASFT; translated from the exons ATGGCAACAAGACCCAAACGTAATTTTAGTCCCGAATTCCGACTCGAAGCCGCTCAATTGGTTGTCGATCAAAACTACACAGTTCGAGAGGCTGCTGAGGCCATGAGCGTTGGCCATTCGACCATGGATAAATGGGTTCGACAGCTACGCCAAGAACGCGATGGACAGAGCCCTAAAGCAACCCCGATGACGCCTGATCAGCTTAGAATCCGTGAGCTCGAAAAGCGCATTCGGGATATTGAAATGGAAAAAGACATACTAAAAAAGG GCTACCGCTCTCTTGATGTCGGACTCCCTGAACACTTCTCGCTGATCGAGAAACTCAAGACGAGCTACCCGGTCAAAAAGCTGTGTGATGTATTCGGCGTACATCGCAGCAGCTTCAGATACTGGCTACAGCGTTCAAAAAGACCGATGTGTATCAGAAAGGCCAAGGAAATTGCGAAGGTTAAAGAGCTATTTCGCGACAGCGAAGGGTCTGCAGGAGCACGCAGCATCGCCGAGATGGCAACAACTCAGGACGTGCCACTTAGCCGCTATCGTGCTGGACGCCTGATGGAGAATCTGGGGCTAATCAGTTGCCAAATACCCGGTCACACATACAAGAAAACAGGTGATGAACATGTTGAAATACCGAACCATCTAGGCCGCCAGTTTAACGTTGAAGCGCCAAACCGCGTTTGGTGTGGCGATGTCACGTACATCTGGACCGGCAACCGCTGGGCTTATCTGGCCGTTGTCATTGATTTATTTGCGCGAAAGCCAGTGGGCTGGGCGATGTCGCTATCGCCGGACAGTGAACTGACCCGTAATGCGCTGAACATGGCCTATGAGAGCCGTGGACGTCCTAAAGGTGTTATGTTCCATAGTGATCAAGGCAGCCATTATACAAGCCGCAGGTTTCGCCAAACGCTGTGGGCATGCCAGATCAAACAAAGTTTAAGCCGACGAGGGAACTGCTGGGACAATGCGCCGATGGAGCGGTTCTTTAGAAGCTTAAAGGTCGAATGGGTGCCTACTTATGGATACCGCTCATTCATGCAAGCAGAGCATCACATCGTGAAATATTTGATTGGATATTACAGTCAACTTCGGCCGCATCAGCACAACAAGGGAATGAGTCCGAATCAGGCTGAGGAAAACTACTGGATTAACTATAAACCGGTGGCCAGTTTTACTTGA
- the ppsA gene encoding phosphoenolpyruvate synthase: MPNYVIRLDQARMEDVDKVGGKNASLGEMIHQLSDAGVRVPGGFATTAQAYRDFLAHDGLADRINAALDALDVDDTRALMETGKQIRGWIMQANFQAELNTAIDAAYAEMVGTDTNLKVAVRSSATAEDLPDASFAGQQETFLNIQGLDNIKQAIKEVFASLYNDRAISYRVHQGFTHSEVALSAGIQRMVRSETGASGVMFTLDTESGFPHAVFITAAYGLGETVVQGAVNPDEFYVFKPTVKQGVPAILRRTLGSKAIKMICTGQGSAGNAVETVDVAMADRQRFCISDADAEELARIAITIENHYGRPMDIEWAKDGDDQQLYIVQARPETVKSQTAGTTSIERYVLKETGTVLAEGRAIGHRIGSGPVRVVASLENMHDVKPGDVLVTDMTDPDWEPVMKRASAIVTNRGGRTCHAAIIARELGIPAIVGCGDATEKLTEDQMVTVSCAEGDTGSVYKGKLAFEHQSDDIKALPDLPFNIMMNVGNPDRAFDFQFLPNAGVGLARLEFIINRMIGVHPKALLNFDDQSEDLKATISNHIAGYASPVDFYVDKLTEGISTLAAAFYPKKVIVRMSDFKSNEYAHLIGGKAYEPEEENPMLGFRGASRYISDDFRDCFELECRALKRVRDDMRLSNVEIMVPFVRTPAEAKRVVELLGEHGLRRGDNGLRIIMMCEIPSNALLAEEFLQYFDGFSIGSNDMTQLTLGLDRDSGIIAHLFDERNDAVKALLAMAIKACKDANKYVGICGQGPSDHPDFARWLMDQGIDSVSLNPDSVLDTWLYLAKEA; the protein is encoded by the coding sequence GTGCCTAACTACGTAATACGCCTTGACCAAGCGCGAATGGAAGACGTCGATAAAGTGGGCGGCAAAAATGCCTCCCTCGGCGAAATGATCCATCAACTCAGTGACGCCGGTGTGCGCGTGCCAGGTGGTTTTGCCACTACGGCACAAGCCTACCGTGACTTTCTGGCTCATGATGGCCTTGCCGACCGCATTAATGCGGCCCTAGATGCGTTGGATGTGGACGACACCCGCGCGCTCATGGAAACCGGCAAGCAGATTCGTGGCTGGATTATGCAGGCGAATTTCCAAGCCGAACTGAATACGGCGATTGACGCCGCCTACGCCGAAATGGTGGGTACGGACACCAACTTGAAAGTCGCCGTGCGTTCTTCGGCCACCGCCGAAGACCTGCCCGATGCTTCTTTCGCCGGTCAGCAAGAGACCTTCCTGAACATTCAAGGCTTGGATAACATCAAGCAGGCCATCAAAGAAGTGTTCGCCTCACTCTACAATGACCGCGCTATTTCCTACCGTGTGCACCAAGGCTTTACCCATAGCGAAGTGGCTCTGTCTGCGGGTATACAGCGCATGGTGCGCAGTGAAACCGGGGCGTCTGGCGTTATGTTCACGCTGGACACCGAGTCTGGCTTCCCGCACGCGGTCTTTATTACCGCCGCGTATGGTTTGGGTGAAACCGTGGTTCAGGGTGCGGTTAACCCTGATGAATTCTACGTTTTCAAGCCAACCGTTAAGCAAGGTGTGCCCGCTATTTTGCGCCGCACGCTGGGCTCTAAGGCCATCAAGATGATCTGCACGGGCCAAGGCAGTGCCGGTAACGCGGTTGAAACCGTTGATGTGGCGATGGCCGACCGCCAGCGTTTCTGCATCAGCGATGCCGACGCGGAAGAACTGGCGCGTATTGCGATCACCATTGAAAACCATTACGGCCGCCCGATGGACATTGAGTGGGCCAAAGACGGTGACGACCAGCAACTGTACATTGTGCAAGCCCGTCCTGAAACCGTGAAAAGCCAGACTGCTGGCACCACGTCCATTGAGCGTTACGTGCTGAAAGAAACCGGTACAGTCTTGGCCGAAGGCCGCGCCATTGGGCATCGCATTGGCAGTGGCCCTGTGCGCGTGGTGGCGAGTTTGGAAAACATGCACGACGTTAAGCCCGGCGATGTACTGGTGACCGACATGACCGACCCCGATTGGGAGCCGGTGATGAAGCGCGCTTCGGCCATTGTGACGAATCGTGGTGGCCGTACCTGCCACGCGGCGATCATTGCGCGTGAGCTGGGTATTCCAGCCATTGTGGGTTGCGGCGACGCGACCGAGAAACTGACCGAAGACCAGATGGTGACGGTTTCCTGCGCCGAAGGTGATACTGGTAGCGTGTACAAAGGCAAGCTGGCCTTTGAACATCAGAGTGACGACATCAAGGCACTGCCCGACCTGCCGTTCAACATTATGATGAACGTGGGTAACCCGGATCGCGCCTTTGACTTCCAATTCCTGCCCAACGCAGGTGTTGGTCTGGCGCGTTTGGAATTCATCATCAACCGTATGATTGGCGTGCACCCTAAGGCGCTGCTCAATTTTGATGATCAGAGCGAAGACCTCAAAGCCACCATCAGCAATCACATTGCGGGTTATGCGTCGCCCGTCGACTTCTACGTCGACAAGTTGACCGAAGGCATCTCGACCTTGGCGGCGGCGTTTTATCCGAAAAAAGTCATTGTGCGCATGTCTGACTTTAAGTCGAACGAATACGCGCATTTGATCGGCGGTAAGGCGTACGAGCCGGAAGAAGAAAACCCCATGTTGGGTTTCCGTGGTGCGTCGCGCTACATTTCTGACGACTTCCGCGACTGCTTTGAGCTGGAATGCCGTGCTCTGAAACGGGTACGCGATGACATGCGTTTGAGCAACGTGGAAATCATGGTGCCCTTCGTACGCACGCCAGCGGAAGCGAAGCGCGTGGTTGAATTGTTGGGCGAACATGGTCTGCGCCGCGGTGACAACGGCTTGCGTATCATCATGATGTGCGAAATTCCGTCCAACGCCCTGCTGGCTGAAGAGTTCTTGCAGTATTTCGATGGTTTTTCGATTGGCTCCAACGACATGACACAGTTGACGCTCGGCCTAGACCGCGACTCTGGCATCATTGCTCACCTGTTTGACGAGCGTAATGATGCTGTGAAAGCCCTGTTGGCGATGGCGATTAAAGCCTGCAAGGACGCCAACAAGTATGTCGGGATTTGTGGTCAGGGGCCGTCGGACCATCCGGACTTTGCGCGATGGTTGATGGATCAGGGAATCGACAGCGTGTCGTTGAACCCGGATTCGGTGTTGGATACGTGGTTGTATTTGGCGAAAGAGGCGTAG
- a CDS encoding molybdenum cofactor guanylyltransferase, whose protein sequence is MAPCVGIVLAGGRSSRMGRDKAGLLWHTGVTWAEHARQRLLSVCDDVHVSHADDLADLRSDFIGPLGGIESALTACMGRRCVFLPVDMPRVDESDLRVVTEVAEPHATYAQGWFPLMLTATPDVLATVQSILALPEARQRSVRALVEALQPNISIIDAAAPDRLKNINDPVELQAMGLGENTHG, encoded by the coding sequence ATGGCGCCTTGCGTAGGTATTGTTCTGGCCGGTGGGCGGTCGTCTCGTATGGGGCGAGACAAAGCCGGCTTGCTGTGGCACACCGGTGTGACTTGGGCCGAGCACGCGCGCCAGCGTTTGTTGAGTGTCTGCGACGATGTGCATGTGAGCCATGCGGATGACCTAGCGGATTTGCGCTCAGACTTCATTGGCCCGCTGGGCGGTATCGAGAGTGCCCTGACAGCTTGCATGGGGAGGCGTTGTGTTTTCCTGCCGGTGGACATGCCGCGGGTCGATGAGTCGGACTTGCGTGTGGTGACCGAGGTTGCAGAGCCTCATGCCACCTACGCGCAAGGTTGGTTTCCGCTGATGCTGACCGCCACGCCGGATGTATTGGCGACCGTGCAAAGCATTCTGGCCCTGCCCGAAGCGCGTCAGCGCTCTGTTCGTGCTCTGGTAGAAGCCCTACAACCCAATATTTCAATTATCGATGCGGCCGCTCCGGATCGACTGAAAAACATTAACGATCCCGTCGAACTGCAAGCGATGGGTTTAGGAGAAAATACCCATGGGTAA
- the moaA gene encoding GTP 3',8-cyclase MoaA: MLADSFGRRFYYLRLSVTEVCNFSCTYCLPNGYSGPKPSAFMRRDELRRVMQVFAAEGTRKIRLTGGEPSLRADLPDIIADARQTQGIETIALTTNGYRLAESIADWQQAGLSQLNVSIDSLDPAQFKAITGHDRLRAILQGVDDSLALGLPVKINAVYMRGMNDQLGQFLAWLKTTPVTLRFIEVMEVGAQPDFYHNHHVPLSNMKQQLLLEGWQPIVRGKDAGPAQEFWHPDYAGRIGLIMPYSRDFCTTCNRLRVTAQGKLHLCLFGETGYDLRPWLQEDAQQDELTAVIQEALGHKPATHGLHEHNTGLIRDLSMIGG; this comes from the coding sequence ATGCTTGCCGACTCGTTTGGACGGCGCTTCTATTATTTGCGCCTGTCCGTCACAGAAGTGTGCAACTTCAGTTGCACCTATTGTTTACCCAATGGCTATAGCGGGCCAAAGCCTTCGGCGTTTATGCGCCGTGATGAATTGCGGCGCGTGATGCAGGTGTTCGCGGCTGAGGGTACGCGTAAAATTCGACTCACCGGCGGCGAACCGTCGCTGCGAGCCGACTTGCCAGACATCATTGCGGATGCGCGTCAGACCCAAGGCATCGAAACCATTGCACTGACGACCAATGGCTATCGCCTTGCTGAGTCAATTGCCGACTGGCAACAGGCAGGCCTTAGCCAGCTTAATGTCAGCATCGACAGCCTTGACCCCGCCCAGTTCAAAGCCATCACCGGCCATGATCGTCTGCGCGCCATCCTGCAAGGCGTGGATGACAGCCTAGCGTTAGGTCTTCCGGTCAAAATCAATGCCGTCTATATGCGTGGGATGAACGACCAGTTGGGCCAGTTCTTGGCTTGGCTGAAAACCACGCCCGTCACCTTGCGCTTTATTGAAGTCATGGAGGTCGGGGCACAGCCGGATTTCTATCATAACCATCACGTGCCACTCAGTAATATGAAGCAGCAACTCTTGCTGGAAGGTTGGCAACCCATCGTGCGCGGCAAAGACGCCGGGCCAGCTCAAGAGTTTTGGCATCCGGATTATGCCGGGCGTATTGGCTTGATCATGCCTTACAGTCGTGATTTCTGTACCACCTGCAATCGCTTGCGTGTCACAGCGCAAGGCAAACTGCATCTGTGCTTGTTTGGTGAAACCGGCTACGACCTGCGCCCTTGGTTACAAGAGGACGCGCAGCAGGACGAATTGACCGCCGTCATTCAAGAAGCACTCGGACATAAACCAGCCACGCACGGCCTGCACGAACACAACACCGGGCTGATCCGCGACCTGTCGATGATAGGGGGCTGA
- the moaC gene encoding cyclic pyranopterin monophosphate synthase MoaC, which translates to MSQLTHLNAQGEANMVDVSAKAVTAREARAEGFIAMQADTLKLVLEGGHKKGDVLSVARIAGIQAAKRTWDLIPLCHPLMLSKVQVDFVPDETAGGIHIQSLCKLSGQTGVEMEALTAVSVAALTLFDMCKAVDPGMVISGIRVMEKQGGKTGHWQAEGVS; encoded by the coding sequence ATGAGTCAATTGACGCACCTGAACGCGCAAGGCGAAGCCAATATGGTGGATGTGTCCGCAAAGGCGGTTACGGCGCGCGAAGCGCGCGCTGAGGGCTTTATCGCCATGCAAGCAGATACTCTAAAGCTGGTATTAGAGGGCGGGCATAAAAAGGGCGATGTGTTGTCCGTGGCGCGCATTGCCGGTATTCAAGCGGCGAAACGCACGTGGGATCTGATTCCGCTTTGTCACCCCTTGATGCTGAGCAAGGTGCAGGTCGACTTCGTACCCGACGAGACAGCTGGTGGCATTCACATTCAATCGCTATGCAAGTTGAGCGGGCAGACCGGCGTTGAAATGGAGGCCTTAACCGCTGTTTCGGTGGCCGCGTTGACCCTGTTTGATATGTGCAAAGCGGTAGACCCTGGCATGGTGATCAGCGGAATCCGAGTTATGGAAAAGCAGGGTGGTAAGACCGGGCACTGGCAAGCGGAAGGAGTGTCGTGA
- the pdxH gene encoding pyridoxamine 5'-phosphate oxidase has product MDLEALRREYSLTGLDREDLADSPFDQFEQWFKQALDAKFSNDPSAMTVATVSHDGQPSQRMVLLKHFDERGFVFYTNLESRKARELKDNPKVCLHLPWHPLERQVIVYGEATQLSAAEATRYFMSRPKDSQIAAWASHQSQKVKSRQLLEQAFEQMKNKFKSGDIPLPSFWGGFRVVPNHIEFWQGRRNRLHDRFMYSRRGAQQWEVERLQP; this is encoded by the coding sequence ATGGATCTGGAAGCATTACGCCGCGAATACAGTTTAACGGGGCTGGATCGGGAAGACCTGGCCGATAGCCCTTTTGACCAGTTCGAGCAATGGTTTAAGCAAGCGCTGGATGCCAAGTTCAGTAATGACCCGTCGGCGATGACGGTGGCCACGGTCAGTCATGATGGCCAGCCGAGCCAGCGTATGGTGTTGCTGAAGCATTTTGACGAGCGCGGTTTTGTGTTTTACACCAATTTGGAAAGCCGTAAGGCGCGTGAGTTAAAGGACAACCCCAAGGTGTGTTTGCACCTGCCTTGGCATCCGTTGGAGCGTCAGGTGATTGTGTACGGTGAGGCGACACAGTTGTCGGCGGCTGAAGCAACGCGGTATTTTATGTCGCGTCCGAAAGACTCACAAATTGCAGCCTGGGCGTCGCATCAGAGCCAGAAGGTGAAGTCGCGCCAGTTGCTGGAACAGGCGTTCGAGCAGATGAAGAACAAGTTCAAGAGTGGCGATATTCCTCTGCCGTCGTTCTGGGGTGGGTTCCGGGTAGTGCCGAATCACATTGAGTTTTGGCAGGGGCGGCGCAATCGTCTACACGATCGGTTTATGTATAGTCGCCGGGGGGCGCAGCAGTGGGAGGTTGAGCGCCTACAACCCTAA
- a CDS encoding DUF1801 domain-containing protein, whose amino-acid sequence MKSEIEAKFATYPVAAQEQLKSIRRLVFSVAEENGLGTVEETLKWGEPSFLVKGGSAVRMDWKPNDPDFVKVYFHCQTSLVETFKCSGQVKLATGL is encoded by the coding sequence GTGAAATCTGAAATAGAAGCGAAATTTGCTACCTACCCTGTGGCAGCACAAGAGCAGCTCAAGAGTATTCGCCGTTTGGTCTTCTCTGTTGCCGAAGAAAATGGTTTAGGCACGGTTGAAGAAACTCTGAAGTGGGGTGAACCCAGCTTCCTCGTAAAGGGTGGCAGCGCTGTTCGAATGGACTGGAAGCCAAACGATCCTGACTTCGTTAAGGTGTATTTTCACTGCCAGACTAGCCTGGTCGAGACTTTCAAGTGTAGTGGTCAAGTAAAACTGGCCACCGGTTTATAG
- the moaD gene encoding molybdopterin converting factor subunit 1, with product MTVQVLFFARLREALPTAELEWPWQTGTVSDLKQQLTEQGAEWQPLNDDLLVAVNQEMARLNTPVNSGDEVAFFPPVTGG from the coding sequence ATGACCGTGCAGGTGTTGTTCTTTGCGCGCTTGCGCGAAGCCTTGCCCACAGCGGAGCTTGAATGGCCGTGGCAGACGGGCACCGTGTCCGATCTAAAACAGCAATTGACGGAGCAGGGTGCTGAATGGCAGCCATTGAACGACGACTTGCTGGTGGCGGTGAATCAGGAAATGGCGCGCCTGAACACGCCGGTAAACTCCGGTGATGAGGTGGCATTCTTTCCACCGGTAACGGGAGGCTAG